The following nucleotide sequence is from Vibrio fluvialis.
ACACCGGTTGGCCGGAAATGAGATGCTGCGGATTGGCCTGAGACGCTTCAATCAGTGTTGGCAGCGCTTCAATATCGTGCTGGCCATCAGCATCAATCTGGATCACGTGGCTAAAACCAAGCCAGTGCGCCTGACGGATGCCCGCCATCACCGCGCCGCCCTTGCCCTGATTGACTGGCAGCGTCAGCAGATGCACGTTATCGCGTTGCGCGGCTTCACTCAGCGCGGCTTTGGTTTCCTGATTACTGCCGTCATCGACCAGCAGCACCGGAAACTCAAAACGAGCCAGCGAATCAAGCACCGCGGCTACGGTTGAGCCGTGGTTGTAGCAGGGGATCAAAAAGCAGGGATGATACGCGGGAGCGAAGGAATTCTCAGTCACTGCGTTCTCCCAGTTTCATTTTGCCCGAGGAATGCACCACTGGGTGACCATCGCGTTCGGAGCGATATTGAAACGCCAGTTTTTGTTTGTCGGCATCCCAGTTCAGGGTCAGGGTGACTTCCATATCTGGCAAAATCGGCTCCTGAAACTTGATCACTTCCATCCCTTTGAACTGGTCGGGCGTCGACAGCAGTTCGCAAGCGTAGAAAATTGCCCAGTCGATCTGCGATACGCCCGGCAGCAGAGCAAACTGTGGGAAATGGCCGGAAAAATCCAGAATGTCGGCATCCACCCGCAAGGACAATGTTGCCTGCGATGGTTGAATGTCGGTAGCCAGTAACGTCGGTTTTCTTTTGATCATAGTGCTCGTTATCTAATCGCGAGTCTGCGCATCGGCAAACAGTCGCTCGATTTCGGTATTTTGTCTTTTGCCCTGACTGTTGAGCGGAATTTCCGTGACGATGCGAAAGCGGCGCGGCACGGCAATCGGTTCAAGCCATTGGCGCAGTTCGTTGCGCAGCAGCAGCCAGAATTTACCTTTGCCCAATGTTGCGACGCTTTGG
It contains:
- a CDS encoding ApeI family dehydratase encodes the protein MIKRKPTLLATDIQPSQATLSLRVDADILDFSGHFPQFALLPGVSQIDWAIFYACELLSTPDQFKGMEVIKFQEPILPDMEVTLTLNWDADKQKLAFQYRSERDGHPVVHSSGKMKLGERSD